From a single Miscanthus floridulus cultivar M001 chromosome 8, ASM1932011v1, whole genome shotgun sequence genomic region:
- the LOC136475918 gene encoding PTI1-like tyrosine-protein kinase At3g15890 isoform X1: MVKWAEPGRRKKKKDTTWRIFSLKELQSATNNFNYDNKLGEGGFGSVYWGQLWDGSQIAVKRLKSWSNKAEKEFAVEVEILARVRHKSLLSLRGYCAEGQERLIVYDYMQNLSIHSQLHGQHAGECNLSWERRIKIAVDSAEGIAYLHHYATPHIIHRDVKASNVLLDSNFQARVADFGFAKLIPDGATHVTTKVKGTLGYLAPEYAMLGKASESCDVFSFGIMLLELASGKKPVEKLNPTTKKTITEWALPLARDKKFKEIADPKLKDSFVEDELKRMVLVGLACSQDKPEQRPIMSEVVELLKGESTEKLSNLENDDLFKPDSSFQSSSRPDSSDCVTEERSPKADAIEEAVDSSETVPSAR; the protein is encoded by the exons ATGGTCAAATG GGCTGAAcctggtaggaggaagaagaagaaggacacgaCGTGGCGGATCTTCTCACTGAAGGAGCTTCAGTCGGCGACGAACAATTTCAATTATGATAACAAGCTCGGCGAGGGTGGGTTTGGCAGTGTGTATTGGGGCCAGCTCTGGGATGGGTCACAG ATTGCCGTGAAGAGGCTCAAGAGTTGGAGCAACAAAGCTGAAAAAGAATTTGCTGTCGAGGTGGAGATTTTGGCACGAGTGAGGCACAAGAGCCTTTTAAGCTTGCGCGGATATTGTGCTGAAGGCCAGGAACGCTTGATAGTCTATGATTATATGCAAAACCTGAGCATACACTCTCAACTTCATGGACAGCACGCAGGAGAGTGCAATCTCAGTTGGGAAAGAAGAATAAAGATCGCCGTCGATTCTGCAGAAGGGATCGC TTATCTGCATCACTATGCGACGCCGCATATCATTCATAGAGACGTCAAGGCGAGCAATGTTCTCCTGGATTCGAATTTCCAAGCTCGGGTTGCTGACTTTGGGTTTGCCAAGCTAATTCCAGATGGTGCAACGCATGTCACCACAAAGGTGAAAGGCACACTCGGTTATCTCGCACCAGAGTATGCAATGCTTGGGAAGGCCTCTGAAAGCTGCGATGTCTTCAGTTTCGGAATTATGCTCCTAGAGCTTGCCAGCGGGAAGAAGCCAGTTGAGAAGCTTAACCCCACCACGAAGAAAACCATAACTGAGTGGGCTCTTCCTCTAGCTCGTGACAAAAAGTTCAAGGAAATTGCTGATCCAAAGCTCAAGGATAGCTTCGTCGAGGATGAGCTGAAGCGAATGGTGCTTGTTGGGCTCGCCTGTTCTCAGGACAAACCAGAGCAGAGACCCATAATGTCTGAAGTCGTTGAGCTGCTCAAAGGAGAATCTACTGAGAAGCTTTCCAACCTGGAGAACGATGATCTGTTCAAGCCTGATAGCTCATTTCAGAGCTCATCCAGACCTGATAGCTCAGATTGCGTCACCGAGGAGAGGAGTCCCAAAGCTGATGCGATAGAGGAGGCAGTTGATTCAAGTGAGACAGTTCCCTCAGCAAGGTAG
- the LOC136475918 gene encoding PTI1-like tyrosine-protein kinase At3g15890 isoform X2 yields MGWASCCWSDGAEPGRRKKKKDTTWRIFSLKELQSATNNFNYDNKLGEGGFGSVYWGQLWDGSQIAVKRLKSWSNKAEKEFAVEVEILARVRHKSLLSLRGYCAEGQERLIVYDYMQNLSIHSQLHGQHAGECNLSWERRIKIAVDSAEGIAYLHHYATPHIIHRDVKASNVLLDSNFQARVADFGFAKLIPDGATHVTTKVKGTLGYLAPEYAMLGKASESCDVFSFGIMLLELASGKKPVEKLNPTTKKTITEWALPLARDKKFKEIADPKLKDSFVEDELKRMVLVGLACSQDKPEQRPIMSEVVELLKGESTEKLSNLENDDLFKPDSSFQSSSRPDSSDCVTEERSPKADAIEEAVDSSETVPSAR; encoded by the exons ATGGGGTGGGCTTCCTGCTGCTGGTCGGACGG GGCTGAAcctggtaggaggaagaagaagaaggacacgaCGTGGCGGATCTTCTCACTGAAGGAGCTTCAGTCGGCGACGAACAATTTCAATTATGATAACAAGCTCGGCGAGGGTGGGTTTGGCAGTGTGTATTGGGGCCAGCTCTGGGATGGGTCACAG ATTGCCGTGAAGAGGCTCAAGAGTTGGAGCAACAAAGCTGAAAAAGAATTTGCTGTCGAGGTGGAGATTTTGGCACGAGTGAGGCACAAGAGCCTTTTAAGCTTGCGCGGATATTGTGCTGAAGGCCAGGAACGCTTGATAGTCTATGATTATATGCAAAACCTGAGCATACACTCTCAACTTCATGGACAGCACGCAGGAGAGTGCAATCTCAGTTGGGAAAGAAGAATAAAGATCGCCGTCGATTCTGCAGAAGGGATCGC TTATCTGCATCACTATGCGACGCCGCATATCATTCATAGAGACGTCAAGGCGAGCAATGTTCTCCTGGATTCGAATTTCCAAGCTCGGGTTGCTGACTTTGGGTTTGCCAAGCTAATTCCAGATGGTGCAACGCATGTCACCACAAAGGTGAAAGGCACACTCGGTTATCTCGCACCAGAGTATGCAATGCTTGGGAAGGCCTCTGAAAGCTGCGATGTCTTCAGTTTCGGAATTATGCTCCTAGAGCTTGCCAGCGGGAAGAAGCCAGTTGAGAAGCTTAACCCCACCACGAAGAAAACCATAACTGAGTGGGCTCTTCCTCTAGCTCGTGACAAAAAGTTCAAGGAAATTGCTGATCCAAAGCTCAAGGATAGCTTCGTCGAGGATGAGCTGAAGCGAATGGTGCTTGTTGGGCTCGCCTGTTCTCAGGACAAACCAGAGCAGAGACCCATAATGTCTGAAGTCGTTGAGCTGCTCAAAGGAGAATCTACTGAGAAGCTTTCCAACCTGGAGAACGATGATCTGTTCAAGCCTGATAGCTCATTTCAGAGCTCATCCAGACCTGATAGCTCAGATTGCGTCACCGAGGAGAGGAGTCCCAAAGCTGATGCGATAGAGGAGGCAGTTGATTCAAGTGAGACAGTTCCCTCAGCAAGGTAG